Proteins co-encoded in one Dasypus novemcinctus isolate mDasNov1 chromosome 18, mDasNov1.1.hap2, whole genome shotgun sequence genomic window:
- the CDH16 gene encoding cadherin-16 — MVPAWLWLLCLSILQVLSKAQPEELYVEVPENYGGHFPLYLTKLPLPREEAESRLVLLGGSGMAAEGPFAVDHESGFLLVTRALDREERAEYQLQVTLETEDRRVLWGPQSVLVHVKDENDQVPRFSQAIFKARLSQGTRPGIPFFFLEASDGDEPGTDNSDLRFHLLSQAPAQPSPDLFQLEPQLGALALSPKGSTSLDHVPEKPYNLLVQVKDMGDQASGHQATATIDVSIVESTWVPLEPIHLAENLKVPYPHRIAQVHWSGGDVRYHLESQPPGPFDVDTEGQLYVTRELDREAQAEYLLQVWAQNTRGEDYADPLELHVVVMDENDNVPVCPSRGPPISIPELSPPGTQVTRLSAEDGDAPGSPNAHIVYRLLSPEPEEGAEGRAFALDATSGSVTLGAAPPQAGQNIRLQVLAVDLAGAEGGLSSTCEIEVTILDINNHAPEFPTSQIGPVSLPEDAEPGTLVATLTATDADLEPAFRLMDFVIKEEDVEGTFGLDWEPGSGHVQLRLRKNLSYEAAPSHVVEVAVRSVGELVGPGPGPAATATVTVLVERVILPPTLDQESFEASVPVSTPAGFFLLTIQPSNLSSPLRFSLVNDSEGWLCIGEVSGEVHTARPLQGALPGDTYTVLVEAQDADEPRLSTSATLVLRFLKAPPAPALTLTPVPTRHLCTPRQGHGVVIRGPSEDPGLASGPGPYSFALGPNPTVQRDWRLQPLNGSHAYLTLALHWVEPREHVVPVIVSHNAQMWQQLVRVQVCRCTVEGQCLRKVGRMEGMPTRLSAVGVLVGTLAAIGFFLILIFIHLTLARKKDLDQRVDSTPLKAAV; from the exons ATGGTCCCTGCCTGGCTGTGGCTGCTCTGCTTGTCCATCCTCCAG GTTCTCTCCAAGGCCCAACCTGAAGAGCTGTATGTGGAAGTCCCAGAAAACTATGGTGGACATTTCCCTTTGTACCTGACCAAG CTGCCACTGCCCCGTGAAGAGGCAGAGAGCCGGCTTGTGCTGTTGGGGGGCTCAGGCATGGCAGCTGAGGGCCCCTTTGCTGTGGATCACGAGTCTGGCTTCCTGCTGGTGACCAGGGCCCTGGACCGAGAAGAACGGGCAGAGTACCAGCTGCAG GTGACCCTGGAGACTGAGGACAGACGTGTCCTGTGGGGCCCACAGTCCGTGCTTGTGCATGTGAAGGATGAGAATGACCAGGTGCCCCGTTTCTCCCAGGCTATCTTCAAAGCTCGGCTGAGCCAGGGCACCAGGCCTG GTATTCCCTTCTTCTTCCTCGAGGCTTCAGATGGGGATGAGCCTGGCACAGACAACTCAGATCTTCGATTCCACCTCCTGAGCCAGGCCCCAGCCCAGCCTTCCCCAGACCTGTTTCAGCTGGAGCCCCAGCTGGGAGCTCTGGCCCTCAGCCCCAAGG GGAGCACCAGCCTAGACCATGTTCCGGAGAAGCCCTACAATCTGCTGGTACAGGTCAAGGACATGGGTGACCAGGCCTCAGGCCACCAGGCCACGGCCACCATAGATGTCTCCATAGTAGAGAGCACCTGGGTGCCTCTAGAGCCCATCCACCTGGCAGAGAACCTCAAAGTCCCATACCCGCACCGCATTGCCCAG GTACATTGGAGTGGAGGGGATGTGCGCTATCACCTGGAGAGCCAGCCCCCTGGACCCTTTGATGTGGACACAGAGGGGCAACTCTATGTGACCAGGGAGCTAGACCGGGAAGCCCAGGCTGAG TACCTGCTCCAGGTGTGGGCTCAGAATACCCGTGGCGAGGACTACGCGGACCCTCTGGAGCTGCATGTGGTAGTGATGGATGAGAATGACAACGTGCCTGTTTGCCCCTCACGTGGCCCCCCAATCAGCATCCCTGAGCTCAGCCCCCCAG GCACCCAGGTGACTAGACTGTCGGCGGAGGACGGGGACGCGCCCGGCTCCCCCAATGCCCACATTGTGTATCGGCTGCTGAGCCCTGAGCCTGAGGAGGGGGCCGAGGGGAGGGCCTTCGCGCTGGACGCCACCTCTGGCAGCGTGACCCTGGGGGCAGCCCCTCCCCAAGCTGGCCAGAACATCCGGCTCCAGGTGCTGGCTGTTGACCTAGCAGGAGCAGAGGGCG GCCTCAGCAGCACCTGTGAGATTGAGGTCACGATCTTGGACATCAACAACCACGCCCCCGAGTTCCCCACTTCCCAG ATAGGGCCCGTAAGCCTCCCTGAGGACGCAGAGCCCGGGACGCTGGTGGCCACGCTCACGGCCACCGATGCTGACCTCGAGCCTGCTTTCCGCCTCATGGACTTTGTCATCAAGGAGGAGGATGTGGAGGGCACCTTTGGCCTGGACTGGGAGCCAGGCTCGGGTCATGTCCAACTGCGACTCCGCAAG AACCTCAGCTACGAGGCAGCTCCCAGTCACGTGGTGGAGGTGGCGGTGCGGAGCGTGGGGGAGCTGGTAGGACCGGGTCCCGGCCCTGCAGCCACCGCCACAGTGACTGTGCTGGTGGAGAGGGTGATTCTGCCCCCCACACTGGACCAGGAGAGCTTTGAGGCCAGTGTCCCGGTCAGCACCCCAGCTGGCTTCTTCCTGCTGACCATCCAACCATCCAACCTCAGCAGTCCTCTCAG GTTCTCCCTGGTCAACGACTCGGAGGGCTGGCTCTGCATTGGGGAGGTCTCCGGGGAGGTGCACACAGCCCGGCCCCTGCAAGGCGCCCTGCCCGGGGACACGTACACGGTGCTCGTGGAGGCCCAGGACGCAG ATGAGCCGCGCCTGAGCACGTCGGCGACACTTGTGCTCCGCTTCCTGAAGGCCCCGCCTGCCCCGGCTCTGACGCTGACCCCTGTGCCCACCCGACACCTCTGCACACCCCGCCAGGGCCATGGTGTGGTCATCAGGGGGCCCAGCGAGGACCCTGGCCTGGCCAGTGGGCCTGGGCCCTACAGCTTTGCCCTTGGGCCCAACCCCACAGTGCAGCGGGATTGGCGCCTCCAGCCCCTCAACG GTTCCCATGCCTACCTCACTCTGGCCCTGCACTGGGTGGAGCCCCGGGAACACGTGGTCCCCGTCATTGTCAGCCACAATGCCCAGATGTGGCAGCAACTGGTCCGAG TGCAAGTGTGTCGGTGCACCGTGGAGGGGCAGTGCCTGCGCAAGGTGGGCCGCATGGAGGGCATGCCCACGCGGCTGTCGGCGGTGGGCGTCCTCGTGGGCACCCTGGCAGCCATAG GCTTCTTCCTCATCCTCATCTTCATCCACTTGACCCTGGCGAGGAAGAAGGACCTGGATCAACGGGTGGACAGCACGCCCCTGAAGGCGGCAGTCTGA
- the RRAD gene encoding GTP-binding protein RAD, whose product MTLNGGGSAAGGSRGAGRERERRRGSTPWGPAPPLHRRSMPVDERDLQAALAPGALTAAAAGPRAQGPRLDWPEGSSDSLSSGGSDSDESVYKVLLLGAPGVGKSALARIFGGVEDGPEAEAAGHTYDRSIMVDGEEASLLVYDIWEQDGDRWMPGHCMAMGDAYVIVYSVTDKGSFEKASELRVQLRRARQTDDVPIILVGNKSDLVRSREVSVDEGRACAVVFDCKFIETSAALHHNVQALFEGIVRQIRLRRDSKETNALRQAGSRRRESLGKKAKRFLGRIVARNSRKMAFRAKSKSCHDLSVL is encoded by the exons ATGACTCTGAACGGCGGCGGCAGCGCAGCGGGCGGGAGCCGCGGCGCAGGCCGAGAGCGCGAGCGCCGTCGGGGCAGCACGCCCTGGGGCCCGGCGCCCCCGCTGCACCGCCGAAGCATGCCGGTGGACGAGCGGGACCTGCAGGCGGCGCTGGCTCCCGGCGCCCTGACGGCGGCCGCGGCCGGGCCCCGGGCCCAGGGTCCGAGGCTGGACTGGCCTGAGGGCTCCTCCGATTCGCTCAGCTCGGGGGGCAGCGACTCAGACGAGAGCGTTTACAAGGTGCTGCTGCTGGGGGCGCCTGGCGTGGGCAAGAGCGCTCTGGCGCGCATCTTCGGTGGCGTGGAAGACGGACCTGAGGCAGAGGCTGCAG GGCACACATATGACCGCTCCATCATGGTGGACGGAGAAGAAGCGTCCCTCCTGGTCTACGACATTTGGGAGCAG GATGGGGACCGCTGGATGCCAGGCCACTGCATGGCCATGGGGGATGCATATGTCATCGTGTACTCAGTGACGGACAAGGGCAGCTTTGAGAAGGCCTCAGAGCTGCGGGTCCAGCTGCGGCGGGCGCGGCAGACAGATGACGTGCCCATCATCCTCGTGGGCAACAAGAGCGACCTGGTGCGCTCTCGCGAGGTCTCCGTGGACG AGGGCCGGGCCTGTGCCGTGGTCTTCGACTGCAAATTCATCGAGACATCGGCAGCGCTGCACCACAACGTCCAGGCGCTTTTCGAGGGCATCGTGCGCCAGATACGCCTGCGCAGGGACAGCAAAGAGACGAATGCCCTGCGGCAAGCTGGCAGCCGGCGGCGAGAGAGCCTTGGCAAGAAGGCGAAGCGCTTCCTGGGCCGCATCGTGGCCCGCAACAGCCGCAAGATGGCCTTTCGCGCCAAGTCCAAATCCTGCCATGACCTCTCGGTCCTCTAG